A genome region from Microbacterium terricola includes the following:
- a CDS encoding glycoside hydrolase family 3 C-terminal domain-containing protein yields the protein MTETSTTAPDAAVADLTLEEKASLTSGASFWYTKAIDRVGVPSIMVTDGPHGLRKQAEGGDHLGLGASVPATCFPPAVGLGSSWDTELVERVGEALGVETSIENVAVLLGPGINIKRSPLCGRNFEYLSEDPIVSGVIGAALVKGIQSKGVGTSLKHFAANNQENDRMRSSSDVDARPLHEIYLRGFQRVVEDAQPWTVMCSYNRINGVYASEDPWLLTSVLRDEWGFEGLVVSDWGAVNDRVTGLAAGMDLEMPSSNGVTDAQIVAAVQDGSLDESVVDVAAGRVLDLVRKARTGAGAVEGPLDVDAHHALAREAAGRSIVLLQNRGAVLPLSPESSIAVVGVFAEKPRYQGAGSSMINPTRLDSALDEIRAAASGEVAYAAGFSVAVDPSADETTALREEAVAAASAADVAVVFLGLPARLESEGYDREDIDLPAAQLELLDAVLEVNPNTVVVLSNGSVVALPFADRVPAILEGWLLGQAGGGATADVLFGAVNPSAKLTETIPLRLEDTPSFLDFPGEHSHTRYGEGLFVGYRWYDARRMDVAFPFGHGLSYTTFAYGDAAAAVRPDGDIEVSVTVTNSGDRAGREVVQVYTSLPGGTIQRPQRELKAFTSVGLEAGESREVVLTVRRKDLAYWDTRIDGWLVEGGDYVVDVAASSRDIRSSVTVAVEADAFVLPLSRTSSIGEVMAHPVVGAMVQAAISQMMGGMEGVEAIMPEGVDASKMMESFPIGRAGMFAGADSGGAINSEMIDGLIAMANAPQQ from the coding sequence ATGACCGAAACGAGCACCACGGCGCCTGACGCGGCCGTCGCCGACCTGACCCTCGAGGAGAAGGCATCGCTGACCAGCGGCGCGAGCTTCTGGTACACGAAGGCGATCGACCGCGTCGGGGTCCCCAGCATCATGGTCACGGACGGCCCGCACGGCCTGCGCAAGCAGGCCGAGGGTGGCGACCACCTCGGCCTCGGCGCCAGCGTGCCGGCGACCTGCTTCCCGCCGGCCGTGGGCCTCGGCTCGTCGTGGGACACCGAGCTCGTCGAGCGTGTCGGTGAAGCCCTCGGGGTCGAGACCTCGATCGAGAACGTCGCAGTGCTGCTCGGACCCGGCATCAACATCAAGCGCTCGCCGCTGTGCGGCCGCAACTTCGAGTACCTCTCCGAGGACCCGATCGTGTCGGGCGTGATCGGCGCCGCCCTGGTGAAGGGCATCCAGTCGAAGGGTGTGGGCACCTCGCTCAAGCACTTCGCCGCGAACAACCAGGAGAACGACCGGATGCGGTCGAGCTCGGATGTCGACGCGCGCCCGCTGCACGAGATCTACCTGCGCGGGTTCCAGCGGGTGGTCGAGGACGCACAGCCGTGGACCGTCATGTGCTCGTACAACCGCATCAACGGCGTCTACGCGTCGGAGGACCCGTGGCTGCTGACGTCCGTGCTCCGCGATGAGTGGGGCTTCGAGGGTCTCGTGGTCTCGGACTGGGGCGCCGTCAACGATCGCGTGACGGGCCTCGCCGCGGGCATGGACCTCGAGATGCCCTCGTCGAACGGCGTGACCGACGCGCAGATCGTCGCCGCCGTCCAGGACGGCTCGCTCGACGAGTCGGTCGTCGATGTCGCCGCCGGCCGGGTGCTCGACCTGGTGCGCAAGGCCCGGACCGGTGCCGGTGCGGTCGAGGGCCCGCTCGACGTCGATGCCCACCACGCGCTCGCTCGCGAGGCCGCCGGCCGCTCGATCGTGCTGCTGCAGAACAGGGGCGCCGTCCTGCCGCTGTCGCCCGAGTCGTCGATCGCCGTGGTCGGCGTCTTCGCCGAGAAGCCCCGGTACCAGGGTGCCGGCTCGTCGATGATCAACCCCACGCGCCTCGACAGCGCGCTGGACGAGATCCGCGCGGCAGCTTCCGGCGAGGTCGCCTACGCGGCGGGCTTCAGCGTCGCCGTCGACCCGTCGGCGGACGAGACGACCGCGCTCCGCGAGGAGGCTGTGGCCGCGGCATCCGCTGCCGATGTCGCGGTCGTCTTCCTCGGTCTGCCTGCCCGCCTCGAGTCGGAGGGCTACGACCGCGAGGACATCGACCTTCCTGCGGCGCAGCTCGAGCTGCTCGACGCGGTGCTCGAGGTCAACCCGAACACGGTCGTCGTGCTCTCCAACGGAAGTGTCGTCGCGCTGCCCTTCGCCGACCGGGTCCCCGCGATCCTCGAGGGATGGCTGCTCGGCCAGGCGGGCGGCGGCGCCACCGCCGACGTGCTGTTCGGCGCGGTGAACCCGTCGGCAAAGCTCACCGAGACGATTCCGCTGCGGCTGGAGGACACCCCTTCGTTCCTCGACTTCCCCGGCGAGCACTCCCACACGCGCTACGGCGAGGGGCTGTTCGTGGGCTACCGCTGGTACGACGCGCGTCGCATGGACGTGGCGTTCCCGTTCGGCCACGGCCTCTCGTACACGACCTTCGCGTACGGGGATGCCGCGGCCGCCGTGCGCCCGGACGGCGACATCGAGGTCTCGGTGACGGTCACCAACTCCGGCGACCGTGCCGGCCGCGAGGTCGTCCAGGTCTACACCTCCCTCCCCGGCGGCACGATCCAGCGTCCTCAGCGCGAGCTCAAGGCGTTCACCTCGGTCGGACTCGAGGCGGGCGAGAGCCGCGAGGTCGTGCTGACGGTGCGCCGAAAGGACCTCGCCTACTGGGACACCCGGATCGACGGCTGGCTCGTCGAGGGCGGCGACTACGTGGTGGATGTCGCCGCGTCGAGCCGCGACATCCGCTCCTCCGTCACGGTCGCCGTAGAGGCCGACGCCTTCGTGCTGCCGCTGTCGCGCACCTCGTCGATCGGCGAGGTCATGGCCCACCCGGTCGTCGGAGCCATGGTGCAGGCGGCGATCAGTCAGATGATGGGCGGCATGGAGGGGGTCGAGGCGATCATGCCCGAGGGCGTCGACGCGTCGAAGATGATGGAGTCGTTCCCGATCGGCCGCGCCGGCATGTTCGCCGGCGCCGATTCGGGCGGTGCGATCAACTCCGAGATGATCGACGGCCTGATCGCGATGGCGAACGCCCCGCAGCAGTAG
- a CDS encoding MFS transporter has translation MTSESLVEPAAPITENTFVATAAGNDDPPPPIKGLRRLFGWVIPANLAIFIVWGAVPGILLPAQITALFGEGNKVANLAIVATIGAFAAMLAQPIAGQISDRTRTRWGRRAPWMVIGALTGALSLVGLAFADSLIGVVIAWTLVQITYNFAQGPLSAVMPDRVPLARRGTFAALSGIGLMVGALGGSIVGALFYNSIAAGYLTFAVISVVGLSLFVIFNPDYPSTRLVLEPFKLGDFLRTFWVNPIKHPDFFWAFTGRLLLYTGYFAVTGYQLFLLTDYFGVEHPETVIPLLGLMSLVGIIISTVVAGPLSDRIGRRKPFIFASAAVVSLAFLLPWFWQDLTAWILMTIIAGFGFGMFQAVDTALMSEVLPSAKSFAKDLGVVNIAATLPQTLAPGVAGVIVLIFGYAGLFPVAIVLGLLGALAVWPIRSTR, from the coding sequence ATGACGTCAGAATCCCTGGTGGAACCCGCCGCCCCCATCACCGAGAACACCTTCGTCGCCACCGCCGCAGGCAACGACGACCCGCCCCCGCCGATCAAGGGCCTGCGCCGCCTGTTCGGGTGGGTCATCCCCGCGAACCTCGCGATCTTCATCGTCTGGGGCGCCGTGCCCGGCATCCTCCTGCCCGCGCAGATCACCGCGCTGTTCGGCGAGGGGAACAAGGTCGCCAACCTCGCGATCGTCGCCACGATCGGCGCCTTCGCAGCCATGCTCGCCCAGCCGATCGCGGGGCAGATCTCCGACCGCACCCGCACCCGGTGGGGCCGTCGCGCGCCGTGGATGGTGATCGGCGCGCTCACCGGTGCCCTCTCGCTCGTCGGGCTCGCCTTCGCGGACAGCCTCATCGGCGTCGTGATCGCCTGGACCCTCGTGCAGATCACCTACAACTTCGCGCAGGGGCCCCTCAGCGCGGTCATGCCCGACCGCGTCCCCCTCGCCCGTCGCGGCACCTTCGCCGCGCTCTCCGGCATCGGACTCATGGTCGGTGCCCTGGGCGGCTCGATCGTCGGCGCGCTGTTCTACAACAGCATCGCCGCCGGCTATCTGACGTTCGCCGTCATCTCGGTCGTCGGGCTCAGCCTGTTCGTGATCTTCAACCCCGACTACCCGAGCACCAGGCTCGTGCTCGAGCCGTTCAAGCTCGGCGACTTCCTCCGCACCTTCTGGGTGAACCCGATCAAGCATCCCGACTTCTTCTGGGCGTTCACCGGCCGACTGCTGCTCTACACCGGCTACTTCGCGGTGACGGGCTACCAGCTGTTCCTGCTCACCGACTACTTCGGGGTCGAGCACCCCGAGACCGTCATCCCGCTGCTCGGTCTGATGAGCCTGGTCGGAATCATCATCTCGACCGTGGTGGCCGGACCGCTCTCCGACCGGATCGGCCGCCGGAAGCCCTTCATCTTCGCGTCCGCCGCCGTGGTCAGCCTGGCGTTCCTGCTGCCGTGGTTCTGGCAGGACCTCACCGCCTGGATCCTGATGACGATCATCGCCGGCTTCGGGTTCGGCATGTTCCAGGCGGTGGACACCGCGCTGATGAGCGAGGTGCTGCCGTCGGCGAAGTCGTTCGCCAAGGACCTCGGCGTCGTGAACATCGCCGCAACCCTCCCGCAGACCCTCGCCCCCGGCGTCGCCGGCGTCATCGTGCTGATCTTCGGCTACGCGGGGCTGTTCCCCGTGGCGATCGTGCTGGGCCTGCTCGGCGCGCTCGCCGTGTGGCCGATCAGGTCGACGCGCTGA
- a CDS encoding TetR/AcrR family transcriptional regulator, giving the protein MTDEAPRRRGAYAKGVAKRDEILTRALEVIAREGYRGASVKELAEAVGLSQAGLLHYFDSKEELFTEILRKRDEVDSAAFGPLDAEADETPDMRVAYLSLIRHNADVPGLVQLFSRLAVDAVDPQHPAHDFFVERGTLLRSTFTAALAQRQAAGTLTTSVPPETLARIFQAVADGLQIQWMLEPDVDMAGTIDALFEVLWPGGSDER; this is encoded by the coding sequence ATGACCGATGAAGCTCCCCGCCGCCGTGGCGCGTATGCCAAGGGCGTCGCCAAGCGCGACGAGATCCTCACCCGCGCCCTCGAGGTGATCGCCCGTGAGGGGTATCGCGGCGCCTCCGTGAAGGAGCTCGCGGAAGCGGTGGGACTCAGCCAGGCAGGGCTGCTGCACTACTTCGACTCGAAGGAGGAGCTCTTCACCGAGATCCTCCGCAAGCGCGATGAGGTCGACAGCGCCGCGTTCGGCCCCCTTGATGCGGAGGCCGACGAGACGCCGGACATGCGGGTCGCGTACCTCAGCCTGATCAGGCACAACGCCGACGTGCCGGGTCTCGTGCAGCTGTTCTCGCGGCTGGCGGTCGACGCGGTCGACCCGCAGCATCCCGCCCACGACTTCTTCGTCGAGCGCGGCACGCTGCTGCGCTCGACGTTCACCGCCGCTCTCGCCCAGCGCCAGGCCGCGGGCACGCTCACGACCTCCGTGCCCCCCGAGACGCTGGCACGAATCTTCCAGGCCGTCGCCGACGGACTTCAGATCCAGTGGATGCTGGAGCCCGACGTCGATATGGCCGGCACGATCGATGCGCTCTTCGAGGTGCTGTGGCCGGGCGGCTCCGATGAGCGCTGA
- a CDS encoding carboxylesterase/lipase family protein, whose amino-acid sequence MSAEPSASTAGAAPVVRIGPGEIRGFWRDEARSSAAFLGIPFAQAAVGGLRFAAPVPPEPWEGVRDAIVFGATAQRGDPGITLIPEPSVPGASTLNVNVFTPSPGTAGAQLPVLVYIHGGGYVAGSPASPWYDGAAFARDGVVTVVVSYRLGFDGFGHIAGAPSNRGVRDWLLALEWVQQNVAAFGGDPARVTIAGQSAGGGAVLTLLGMPAAQHLFHGVWALSGAIANVTPERARTLSAKLAHLAGVVPTRDGFAGADEQTLIDLQEKAISHGSTSPMAGVTSLLHDGLSWGPMIDGDLIAEPTIEALRSGIGADKPLVLGATDDEFSMALDGAKGKLRLVPAGLALGRLLPDAAVRKAYLAANTAQRRKGTAAVLGRFVSDWVFRRTVVQVAEARGVAPTWAYRFAWASPVNGWACHCLDVPFWFDVLDAEGVGAIAGPRPPRGLAAASHGSAVAFIRDGDPGWTPWSAHPGIARVFDADATSPDVQADAFASARALV is encoded by the coding sequence ATGAGCGCTGAGCCCTCAGCGTCCACGGCCGGCGCCGCGCCCGTCGTGCGGATCGGGCCGGGCGAGATCCGCGGCTTCTGGCGCGACGAGGCGCGGTCATCGGCCGCGTTCCTCGGCATCCCGTTCGCGCAGGCGGCGGTCGGCGGCCTGCGGTTCGCCGCGCCTGTGCCGCCCGAGCCCTGGGAGGGCGTCCGCGACGCCATCGTCTTCGGCGCCACCGCACAGCGCGGCGACCCCGGCATCACCCTGATCCCCGAGCCGTCGGTGCCCGGTGCGTCGACGCTGAACGTCAACGTGTTCACCCCGTCGCCCGGTACCGCCGGGGCGCAGCTGCCGGTGCTCGTGTACATCCACGGCGGCGGGTACGTCGCCGGGTCGCCGGCGAGCCCCTGGTACGACGGGGCCGCGTTCGCGCGCGACGGCGTGGTGACGGTCGTCGTCTCGTACCGGCTCGGCTTCGACGGGTTCGGGCACATCGCGGGCGCCCCGTCCAACCGCGGCGTGCGGGACTGGCTGCTCGCACTCGAGTGGGTGCAGCAGAACGTCGCCGCCTTCGGGGGCGACCCGGCCCGCGTGACGATCGCCGGTCAGTCCGCCGGCGGCGGCGCCGTGCTCACCCTGCTCGGCATGCCGGCCGCACAGCACCTCTTCCACGGCGTGTGGGCGCTGTCGGGCGCGATCGCGAACGTCACGCCGGAGCGCGCGCGGACCCTGTCGGCGAAGCTCGCGCACCTGGCCGGCGTCGTCCCCACCCGCGACGGATTCGCCGGCGCCGACGAGCAGACCCTCATCGATCTGCAGGAGAAGGCCATCTCCCACGGCTCCACCTCGCCGATGGCCGGTGTGACCTCCCTGCTGCACGACGGCCTGTCGTGGGGGCCGATGATCGACGGCGACCTCATCGCCGAGCCCACCATCGAGGCGCTGCGCTCCGGAATCGGCGCCGACAAGCCGCTCGTGCTCGGCGCGACGGACGACGAGTTCTCGATGGCGCTCGACGGGGCGAAGGGGAAGCTGCGGCTCGTCCCCGCCGGTCTCGCGCTCGGGCGACTGCTGCCGGACGCCGCGGTGCGGAAGGCGTACCTCGCCGCCAACACCGCGCAGCGCCGCAAGGGCACCGCGGCCGTGCTCGGCCGGTTCGTCTCCGACTGGGTGTTCCGCCGCACTGTCGTGCAGGTGGCCGAAGCACGCGGCGTCGCCCCCACCTGGGCGTACCGGTTCGCGTGGGCCTCACCGGTGAACGGCTGGGCGTGCCACTGCCTCGACGTGCCCTTCTGGTTCGATGTGCTCGACGCCGAAGGGGTGGGGGCCATCGCGGGGCCGCGCCCGCCGCGGGGGCTGGCGGCAGCATCCCACGGCTCCGCCGTCGCGTTCATCCGCGACGGGGACCCGGGCTGGACGCCGTGGTCGGCTCACCCCGGGATCGCGCGCGTCTTCGACGCCGACGCGACGAGCCCGGATGTGCAGGCCGACGCCTTCGCCTCGGCGCGCGCGCTCGTCTGA